One genomic segment of Ricinus communis isolate WT05 ecotype wild-type chromosome 3, ASM1957865v1, whole genome shotgun sequence includes these proteins:
- the LOC8260086 gene encoding cell division cycle-associated 7-like protein, which yields MGRLKNRTDYENLRNARILENQARLAALGLQKTIFELRSLTSSAKSVEKGKIQKKNCVKRIYETSNLRRSNRLKHFAADSMTIKAVPYRRSDRLRGKYSEPTSLNKVKGSYGDNSKEENLEEEMRPANAPLLKVKGLKVPPLSPEASARRCDTKGRGSIYDPVLGICCHFCRQKKLCGEEDCKRCSSLDPDQPCMGKTDCSVCHSTNGVFCRACLKVRYGEEMEEVRENKEWMCPHCIEEKGINPFWICNSSICLKKRKMAPTGLAIYRALDMGYKSVAHLLMDELKRRNKVRSL from the exons ATGGGAAGGCTTAAAAACAGAACTGACTATGAAAATCTCAGAAATGCTCGCATCTTAGAGAACCAG GCTCGCTTGGCGGCTTTAGGACTTCAAAAAACCATTTTTGAACTTCGATCGCTGACTTCATCTGCGAAATCAGTAGAGAAGGGAAAGATCCAGAAGAAAAATTGTGTGAAACGAATTTATGAGACCTCAAATTTGCGTCGCTCTAATCGATTGAAGCATTTTGCTGCTGACTCTATGACAATAAAGGCTGTTCCTTATCGTCGCTCTGATCGTCTAAGAGGAAAATATAGCGAACCCACTTCGCTAAACAAAG TGAAAGGAAGCTACGGTGATAACAGTAAAGAAGAGAATTTGGAGGAAGAGATGAGGCCTGCAAATGCTCCATTGCTAAAGGTAAAGGGTTTGAAGGTTCCTCCTCTTTCACCCGAGGCTTCAGCTAGGCGCTGTGATACCAAGGGCAGGGGCTCCATCTACGACCCAGTTCTTGGAATTTGCTGCCATTTTTGCag GCAAAAGAAATTATGTGGCGAAGAAGATTGCAAACGGTGTAGTAGTCTTGATCCAGATCAACCGTGCATGG GAAAAACAGACTGTTCAGTATGTCATTCTACAAATGGCGTTTTCTGTCGCGCTTGCCTAAAAGTTAGATATGGAGAAG AAATGGAGGAGGTAAGAGAGAACAAGGAATGGATGTGCCCTCATTGcatagaagaaaaaggaataaacCCCTTTTGGATATGTAACAG TTCAATCTGCTTAAAGAAGCGAAAGATGGCTCCAACAGGGCTTGCTATATACAGAG CTCTAGACATGGGATACAAATCAGTGGCACATCTTCTAATGGATGAGCTGAAACGAAGAAACAAAGTAAGATCACTATGA